One region of Candidatus Thorarchaeota archaeon genomic DNA includes:
- the sucD gene encoding succinate--CoA ligase subunit alpha, with product MAVLIDKDTKVVVQGITGSQGTFHSEAMLKYGTNIVAGVTPGKGGQEINDVPVYDTVWEAKNEHGVTASVIFVPAPFAAGAAMEAIGADLNPVVVITEHVPVKDEIRVIHEAKRKDITVIGPNTPGIIHPGAKQKLGIMPGHVFKAGEVGLMSRSGTLTYEIAAGMTQADIGISTAIGLGGDPCVGLTPIEGVKLFENDTDTKAMVLVGEIGGDAEERAAAYIKDEVDLPVVAFIAGRTAPPGKRMGHAGAIISGGTGTAAGKIKAFEDAGVPVAEKPSDVAKLLRENL from the coding sequence ATGGCAGTTTTAATCGACAAAGATACGAAAGTCGTAGTACAAGGGATTACTGGTTCACAAGGTACATTCCACTCAGAAGCCATGCTCAAGTATGGTACCAATATAGTAGCTGGAGTGACACCAGGTAAAGGTGGTCAAGAGATTAATGATGTTCCGGTATATGACACCGTGTGGGAAGCCAAGAATGAACATGGTGTCACGGCATCCGTGATTTTTGTACCAGCTCCGTTCGCTGCAGGGGCTGCCATGGAAGCTATAGGAGCAGATCTCAATCCTGTTGTTGTAATCACTGAGCACGTACCGGTCAAGGATGAAATCCGAGTGATTCACGAAGCGAAGCGAAAAGACATCACAGTAATTGGTCCAAATACTCCTGGTATCATCCATCCAGGAGCAAAGCAGAAACTGGGTATCATGCCCGGTCATGTTTTCAAGGCCGGTGAAGTGGGCTTGATGTCCCGAAGCGGAACCCTAACCTATGAGATAGCAGCGGGCATGACACAGGCTGATATTGGCATTTCTACTGCAATAGGTCTCGGAGGTGATCCCTGTGTTGGTCTTACACCAATTGAGGGTGTGAAGCTCTTTGAGAACGATACCGATACCAAAGCTATGGTTCTGGTGGGAGAAATCGGTGGAGATGCTGAAGAGCGAGCAGCGGCCTACATCAAAGACGAGGTAGACTTGCCAGTCGTTGCCTTTATAGCAGGACGCACTGCTCCGCCGGGCAAGAGGATGGGACATGCAGGTGCCATCATTAGTGGTGGAACAGGTACTGCAGCAGGCAAAATCAAAGCGTTTGAAGATGCAGGTGTCCCAGTTGCAGAGAAACCTAGTGATGTGGCAAAGCTGCTAAGAGAAAACCTTTAA
- the sucC gene encoding ADP-forming succinate--CoA ligase subunit beta: MKLFESEAKEIFRDFNMPTPSSGLAKTPEGAKKKASEIGKPVVVKAQVLSGKRGKAGGIKFADTPEEVEKLAEEILAMRINDLPVEAVLIEEKLDIKQEIYAGITIDRNRRQYVCIGSSAGGMSIEELAEESPEKIFKTHINPHLGLQPFEARQLAVRMGFKGKQIHKLASFFLKLWKIVEEYDVELTEINPLILTEQGDFIAADARLNIDNNALYRHQELIESLDRAPLEENERERRARENDMAYVELDGNIACICNGAGLTMATLDAVALYGGKASTFLDLGGGADAERVEKGIEIALMFDQVEAILVNIMGGITRCDEVAKGIVGAREDKGIDVPMVIRMVGTNEKEGQEILEKAGIPFLQTMEDAAQKVVELLEEAE, encoded by the coding sequence ATGAAGCTGTTTGAGTCAGAAGCGAAAGAAATCTTCCGTGACTTTAACATGCCCACGCCTAGTAGTGGTCTGGCAAAAACGCCCGAAGGAGCCAAGAAAAAGGCTTCAGAGATAGGCAAGCCAGTTGTAGTTAAAGCACAGGTTCTTTCGGGTAAAAGAGGGAAAGCAGGAGGTATCAAGTTCGCAGACACCCCTGAAGAGGTTGAAAAACTAGCAGAAGAGATTCTTGCCATGCGAATCAATGATCTTCCCGTAGAAGCAGTGCTGATAGAAGAGAAACTCGATATCAAGCAAGAAATCTACGCAGGGATAACCATTGATAGGAACAGACGCCAGTACGTCTGCATTGGCAGTTCTGCAGGAGGCATGTCAATTGAGGAACTTGCTGAAGAAAGCCCCGAGAAAATCTTCAAAACCCATATCAATCCACATCTGGGTCTTCAACCTTTCGAGGCTCGACAATTAGCTGTTCGAATGGGGTTCAAGGGAAAACAAATCCACAAACTTGCCTCGTTCTTCTTGAAGCTCTGGAAAATCGTGGAAGAGTATGATGTGGAATTAACTGAGATCAATCCACTGATACTCACCGAACAGGGCGATTTCATCGCTGCAGATGCAAGACTGAATATTGACAATAATGCTCTATACAGACATCAAGAACTCATAGAGAGTTTGGATAGAGCTCCCTTAGAAGAAAACGAGAGAGAAAGACGCGCAAGGGAGAATGACATGGCATATGTCGAGTTGGATGGCAATATAGCGTGTATATGCAATGGGGCGGGCCTTACCATGGCCACCCTTGATGCCGTCGCTCTCTATGGAGGTAAGGCAAGCACATTCCTCGACCTCGGAGGCGGTGCCGATGCAGAACGAGTAGAAAAGGGCATCGAAATAGCTTTGATGTTCGATCAAGTGGAGGCAATACTTGTCAACATCATGGGTGGCATCACCAGATGCGATGAGGTTGCAAAGGGAATCGTGGGGGCCAGAGAAGACAAAGGAATTGATGTACCGATGGTCATCCGCATGGTTGGAACAAATGAGAAAGAGGGGCAAGAAATCTTGGAAAAGGCTGGTATCCCATTCCTGCAAACCATGGAAGACGCAGCCCAGAAGGTAGTTGAGCTTCTAGAGGAGGCGGAATAG